Proteins from a single region of Rhodospirillales bacterium:
- a CDS encoding NADH-quinone oxidoreductase subunit J produces MIVQALAFYIFAAVAILSGLMVISARNPVHSVLFLILAFFNAAGLFVLLGAEFLAMILVVVYVGAVAVMFMFVVMMLDINFAELRQGFLRYLPIGGLVGMILLVELLVILGGWKLSPAASSAVATTVAPALDNVSNTDALGRLIYTHYLYLFQAAGIVLLIAMIGAIVLTHRQRPGARRQNIARQVNRRPEDTLEIRKVASGKGV; encoded by the coding sequence ATGATCGTTCAAGCGCTCGCGTTCTACATTTTCGCCGCCGTGGCGATCCTGTCGGGTCTGATGGTGATCTCGGCACGCAATCCCGTGCACTCCGTGCTGTTCCTGATCCTCGCCTTCTTCAATGCCGCCGGACTGTTCGTGCTGCTTGGCGCCGAGTTCCTGGCGATGATCCTCGTCGTCGTCTACGTCGGCGCCGTCGCGGTGATGTTCATGTTCGTGGTCATGATGCTTGACATCAACTTCGCCGAGTTGCGCCAGGGCTTTTTGCGCTATCTGCCGATCGGCGGCCTGGTGGGGATGATTCTGCTCGTCGAGCTGCTGGTCATCCTCGGCGGCTGGAAGCTGTCGCCGGCGGCGAGCTCGGCCGTCGCGACCACCGTCGCACCAGCGCTCGACAACGTCAGCAACACCGACGCGCTCGGCCGGCTGATCTATACCCATTACCTCTACCTCTTCCAGGCGGCCGGGATCGTTCTGCTCATCGCCATGATCGGCGCCATCGTGCTCACCCATCGGCAACGGCCGGGGGCGCGCCGGCAAAACATCGCCCGGCAGGTCAACCGCCGTCCGGAAGACACCCTCGAAATTCGCAAGGTTGCCAGCGGAAAGGGCGTATGA
- the nuoK gene encoding NADH-quinone oxidoreductase subunit NuoK, with translation MLEIGLSHYLSVAAILFAIGIFGIFLNRKNIIIILMSVELMLLAVNINLVAFSVELHNLVGQVFAMFVLTVAAAEAAIGLAILVVYFRNRGTIAVEDINLMKG, from the coding sequence ATGCTGGAGATCGGTCTTTCCCATTACCTCAGCGTCGCCGCGATCCTCTTCGCCATCGGCATCTTCGGTATCTTCCTCAATCGCAAGAACATCATCATCATCCTGATGTCGGTTGAGTTGATGCTTCTCGCGGTGAATATCAACCTCGTCGCCTTTTCCGTCGAGCTTCACAATCTCGTGGGCCAGGTGTTCGCCATGTTCGTGCTGACCGTGGCGGCGGCCGAAGCGGCGATCGGGCTCGCCATCCTCGTCGTCTACTTCCGCAACCGCGGCACCATCGCCGTCGAAGACATCAACTTGATGAAAGGTTGA